The Sphaerospermopsis torques-reginae ITEP-024 genome has a window encoding:
- a CDS encoding serine/threonine-protein kinase yields MNNIGGKYQLLKILGSGNFGTTYLAVDQYGKNYAVKQLTFSSNDPDKIAIAQRKFNDEKEILQKLQAHQQIPDFVDYIAENQQYYLVQQYIHGETLREKLNKSQTFSIEKSQKILIDILKILDYIHKQGIIHRDIKPDNIMIDHNDKLFLIDFGAVKAENPNGTKLQTPGTNIFSRGYAPIEQMRGYPEKNSDIYALGMTIIELITGLKPEKLTDTWYRDIHITDDFQDILCKMIDEYQDTRYQSAQEIIQDLQKPPSVQKTIPLSNLNTNGTTNGKINNSSVSISSRSGTDMILFGVMFTLISILIFHTAMLPGMKKQNEQIPETTVKIIKLE; encoded by the coding sequence ATGAATAACATCGGTGGAAAATATCAACTGCTCAAAATTTTAGGAAGTGGTAATTTTGGTACAACTTATTTAGCAGTGGATCAGTATGGAAAAAACTACGCGGTTAAACAATTGACATTTTCTAGTAATGATCCAGATAAAATAGCGATCGCTCAACGCAAGTTTAATGACGAGAAAGAAATTTTACAAAAGTTGCAAGCTCATCAACAAATTCCTGATTTTGTAGATTATATCGCAGAAAACCAACAATATTACTTAGTACAACAATATATTCATGGTGAAACATTAAGGGAAAAACTCAATAAATCTCAAACTTTTAGTATTGAAAAATCTCAAAAAATTCTCATAGATATCTTAAAAATACTCGATTATATTCACAAACAAGGTATTATCCATCGTGATATTAAACCTGATAATATTATGATAGATCATAATGACAAGTTATTTTTAATAGATTTTGGTGCAGTCAAAGCAGAAAATCCCAATGGTACAAAATTACAAACACCAGGTACTAATATATTTTCCCGTGGATATGCACCCATAGAACAAATGAGAGGTTATCCAGAAAAAAATAGTGATATTTATGCACTGGGAATGACAATAATTGAATTAATTACCGGATTAAAACCTGAAAAATTAACTGATACTTGGTATAGGGATATTCATATTACCGATGATTTCCAAGATATTTTATGTAAAATGATTGATGAATATCAAGATACCAGATATCAATCAGCGCAGGAAATAATTCAAGACTTACAAAAACCCCCATCTGTACAGAAAACAATACCTTTATCAAATCTAAACACAAATGGAACAACAAATGGAAAAATAAATAATTCATCCGTGAGTATTTCTAGTCGTTCAGGAACAGATATGATTTTATTTGGGGTGATGTTCACATTAATTTCTATCCTGATTTTTCATACTGCAATGTTACCAGGTATGAAAAAACAAAATGAGCAAATTCCTGAAACTACGGTAAAAATTATCAAATTAGAATAG
- a CDS encoding DUF29 family protein: MTQELIDLRNSILQGNYTEALAIVDELEGMSKKATIRQIKSFLKILLIHIIKNQIEKRLTNSWMASIRNSIREIQEINLKENKKSYYINEDEWENLIEESVIEDAIADASLEIMNGKYTRSQLSTIINRKQVINSAITFLYLTYTYSPKELPAIMDDYLSQLTADI; encoded by the coding sequence ATGACCCAAGAATTAATAGACCTCAGAAACAGTATTTTACAAGGAAATTATACAGAAGCTTTAGCAATTGTAGATGAATTAGAAGGAATGAGTAAAAAAGCAACAATCAGACAAATTAAATCATTTTTAAAAATTCTACTCATTCATATAATTAAAAATCAAATAGAAAAAAGATTAACAAATTCTTGGATGGCTTCTATTCGTAATTCAATTAGAGAAATTCAAGAAATCAATCTCAAAGAAAACAAAAAATCCTATTACATCAATGAAGATGAATGGGAAAATTTAATAGAAGAATCAGTTATAGAAGATGCGATCGCAGATGCTAGTTTAGAAATAATGAACGGTAAATATACTCGTTCTCAACTATCAACTATAATAAATAGAAAGCAAGTTATCAACTCAGCAATTACATTTTTATATCTCACTTATACCTATTCACCCAAAGAATTACCAGCTATCATGGATGATTATTTAAGTCAGTTAACAGCAGATATTTAA
- a CDS encoding prepilin peptidase yields the protein MDTLIFVPASIIVFALGAAIGSFINVVVYRLPAGLSLLWPPSRCPKCLNQLKAYDNVPVFGWLWLKGRCRYCHTKISPRYPVVEAITGIIFLIVFWVFQFSALTVGYWAFCSWLLALSLIDWDTMILPGQLTKSGLVLGLVFQMGLGFLTENSWVGGINQLMFGIGGTVLGLWLFDSISILGYLAYGKPVMGAGDGKLAAMMGAWLGWKHLLIASFMACFLGVLIGGGAIMLSRHQMGQRMPFGPFLALGAVIAVFSGEMILSYYLRLVLPVS from the coding sequence ATGGACACATTGATTTTCGTCCCTGCTAGTATCATTGTCTTCGCTTTGGGGGCTGCTATTGGTAGCTTTATCAATGTTGTAGTTTATCGCCTACCTGCGGGATTATCCTTACTTTGGCCACCTTCTCGCTGTCCTAAATGCTTAAACCAATTAAAAGCTTATGATAACGTACCTGTGTTTGGTTGGTTGTGGTTAAAAGGAAGATGTCGTTATTGTCACACCAAAATTTCTCCCCGTTATCCTGTAGTAGAGGCGATAACGGGAATTATATTTTTAATAGTATTTTGGGTATTTCAATTTTCAGCCTTAACAGTTGGTTATTGGGCTTTTTGTAGTTGGTTATTAGCTCTATCTCTTATAGACTGGGATACAATGATTTTACCTGGTCAACTTACCAAGTCGGGATTGGTATTGGGCTTAGTTTTTCAAATGGGTTTAGGTTTTTTAACAGAAAATAGCTGGGTGGGTGGGATCAATCAGCTAATGTTCGGTATAGGTGGTACAGTCTTGGGCTTATGGCTGTTTGATAGCATCTCAATTTTAGGTTATCTAGCCTATGGAAAACCCGTCATGGGTGCAGGTGATGGGAAACTAGCAGCGATGATGGGCGCTTGGTTAGGTTGGAAACATCTACTAATAGCTAGTTTTATGGCCTGTTTTTTGGGAGTATTAATAGGTGGAGGTGCAATTATGCTCTCACGTCATCAAATGGGACAAAGAATGCCTTTTGGTCCTTTCTTAGCTTTGGGGGCGG
- a CDS encoding Uma2 family endonuclease — translation MLNYDLRQCLPSSAELPDSDDTPVDNELQNLIPNLLEAILALVWPNRNDWFFGVDMGIYYAPSKPPLVPDGFLSLGVERFIGEEGRLSYVLWEEDNIPPIFALEVVSKTYGGEYERKKIDYAKLGILYYAIYVPNRQYRRKRQPLEIYKLENHQYILQPDGRLWMPEIGLALGRERGTYLGRNREWLYWYNQQSERLLTPEEFAQLEKQRADQERLKAEKLAQKLRELGVNPDDI, via the coding sequence ATGTTAAATTACGATTTGCGTCAATGTCTTCCATCTTCTGCGGAACTTCCTGACTCTGATGATACTCCAGTGGATAACGAATTACAAAACCTCATCCCTAATTTATTAGAAGCTATTTTAGCTTTAGTTTGGCCAAATAGAAATGATTGGTTTTTTGGTGTAGATATGGGAATTTATTATGCACCAAGTAAACCACCTTTAGTTCCTGATGGTTTTTTGAGTTTGGGTGTAGAACGTTTTATTGGTGAGGAAGGAAGGTTAAGTTATGTACTGTGGGAAGAAGATAATATTCCCCCTATTTTTGCTTTAGAAGTTGTGTCTAAAACCTACGGGGGCGAATATGAAAGAAAGAAAATTGACTATGCAAAGTTAGGAATTTTATATTATGCAATTTATGTTCCTAATCGTCAATACCGACGTAAACGTCAACCTTTGGAGATTTATAAATTAGAAAATCATCAATATATTTTACAACCTGATGGGCGGTTATGGATGCCAGAAATTGGTTTAGCTTTAGGAAGGGAAAGAGGTACTTATTTAGGGAGAAATCGAGAATGGTTATATTGGTATAATCAACAAAGTGAAAGGTTGCTAACTCCTGAAGAATTTGCACAACTAGAAAAACAACGTGCAGATCAGGAAAGATTAAAAGCTGAAAAATTAGCGCAGAAATTACGAGAATTAGGAGTTAACCCAGATGATATTTAA
- the leuB gene encoding 3-isopropylmalate dehydrogenase → MTKNYRITLLPGDGIGPEIMAVAVDVLKVVAKRFDLNFDFQTALIGGAAIDETGEPLPSATLETCRSSDSVLLAAIGGYKWDTLPSDKRPEAGLLGLRAGLELFANLRPAKIIPQLIDASTLKKEVVEGVDIMVVRELTGGIYFGKPKGIFVTETGERRGVNTMVYSESEIERIGKVAFETAQKRGGKLCSVDKANVLDVSQLWREKMTKLASEYPDVELSHLYVDNAAMQLVRAPKQFDTIVTGNLFGDILSDAAAMLTGSIGMLPSASLGASGPGVYEPVHGSAPDIAGQDKANPLAQVLSAAMMLRYDLDQPAAADMIENAVLQVLQQGDRTGDIMSPGMNLLGCRAMGEALMKILETKETK, encoded by the coding sequence ATGACAAAAAACTACCGTATTACCCTACTTCCCGGAGATGGTATTGGACCCGAAATCATGGCCGTTGCAGTGGACGTGCTAAAAGTCGTCGCTAAACGCTTTGATTTGAACTTTGACTTTCAAACCGCCCTCATCGGTGGTGCAGCGATAGATGAAACCGGTGAACCCCTACCATCTGCAACATTAGAAACTTGTCGCAGCAGTGATTCAGTATTGCTCGCTGCTATCGGTGGTTATAAATGGGACACTTTACCCTCTGATAAACGTCCTGAAGCTGGTTTATTAGGATTAAGAGCAGGTTTAGAACTCTTTGCAAATTTACGACCTGCAAAAATCATCCCCCAACTGATAGACGCTTCCACCTTAAAAAAAGAAGTCGTCGAAGGTGTGGATATTATGGTAGTGCGGGAACTCACTGGAGGGATTTATTTCGGTAAACCTAAAGGTATTTTTGTTACTGAAACTGGAGAAAGACGTGGTGTAAATACGATGGTTTACAGCGAATCAGAAATTGAGAGAATTGGTAAAGTTGCCTTTGAAACAGCCCAAAAACGCGGCGGAAAACTTTGTTCTGTGGATAAAGCCAATGTATTAGATGTATCTCAACTTTGGCGGGAGAAAATGACTAAGCTGGCTTCAGAATATCCTGACGTAGAATTATCACATTTATATGTAGATAATGCCGCCATGCAATTAGTCCGCGCCCCCAAACAATTTGATACAATCGTTACTGGTAACTTGTTCGGTGATATTCTTTCCGATGCTGCGGCCATGTTAACTGGTAGTATAGGAATGTTACCTTCTGCTAGTTTGGGAGCTTCTGGACCAGGTGTATATGAACCTGTTCACGGTTCAGCCCCGGATATAGCCGGACAAGATAAAGCCAACCCCTTAGCACAGGTATTAAGTGCAGCCATGATGTTACGTTATGATTTAGACCAACCAGCAGCAGCGGATATGATAGAAAATGCAGTGTTACAGGTTTTACAACAAGGCGATCGCACAGGAGATATTATGTCCCCAGGAATGAATCTTTTAGGTTGTCGCGCAATGGGTGAAGCTTTAATGAAAATTCTGGAAACAAAGGAAACAAAATAG
- a CDS encoding flagellar motor protein, with protein sequence MQRRNRNHSNNSETFTIWTSFTDLMSNAFMIITLLLVFVVSQKKPPKPPGIVCEPKIINLPSEQYSFDSGSAVLPNNLKSDILENNQPGKILKLIEETLSQQEQCNNETEVLEIIGHTDDQPVNFLNCNKPNNQTSKPLDNHLENVATGNQNINTLCPRSNADLGLMRALSVVKELQKAQNQTKLSRFKKVQFRAYSAAQLFLPENQGFAKNNTRKDPATRSKRRRIEIRFAQLGEYVTPDEN encoded by the coding sequence ATGCAAAGAAGAAATCGCAATCATTCTAATAATAGCGAAACCTTTACAATTTGGACATCCTTTACAGATTTAATGTCTAACGCATTTATGATTATTACCTTATTATTAGTATTTGTGGTATCTCAAAAAAAACCACCAAAACCACCAGGGATAGTTTGTGAACCGAAAATTATTAACCTTCCTTCTGAACAATATAGTTTTGACTCAGGGAGTGCAGTTTTACCAAATAACTTAAAAAGTGATATCTTGGAAAATAACCAACCTGGAAAAATATTAAAATTAATTGAAGAAACCCTTTCTCAACAAGAACAATGTAATAATGAAACTGAGGTACTAGAAATTATAGGTCATACAGATGATCAACCAGTAAATTTTCTCAACTGTAATAAACCCAATAATCAAACATCAAAACCTTTAGATAATCACCTAGAAAATGTTGCCACAGGTAATCAAAATATTAACACTTTATGTCCTCGTTCTAATGCTGATTTAGGTTTAATGCGAGCATTATCAGTAGTCAAAGAATTGCAAAAAGCGCAAAATCAAACCAAATTATCAAGGTTTAAAAAAGTCCAATTTAGAGCATATTCAGCAGCACAATTATTTTTACCAGAAAATCAAGGATTTGCTAAAAACAATACGAGAAAAGATCCAGCAACCAGAAGTAAACGCAGAAGAATAGAAATCAGATTTGCACAACTGGGAGAGTACGTCACACCAGATGAAAATTGA